In one window of Comamonas testosteroni DNA:
- a CDS encoding porin, translated as MKNHKTCSRTLAVVVGSFLASSSSLALAQSSITIFGVVDVGITSAKSGDNRLNALNSSQGKTSLIGFRGTEDLGGGNQAQFWLEGGLSPDTGSGGSSGSLGFERRSTIGLVNNSWGEIRLGRDYTPSYNIFTAFGGPDTTTGVQANLFQTIRQTAYNAASQSGTVDRTRISNSVGYFLPRNLGGVYGQFSVSFGDENASNSGASKARRYVGGNLGYRSGPLNVGIGYGKIDGTAAVTSPSAIAATSDLEDLALGASYNFGSFLLNGGYNSLKWKPASGATSGKVDGFYLGATIPVGPGSFRVKYASAKFSGNATALTRSGGKSDKYSIGYVYDFSKRTSVYAGIARVNNKNGASIGLIGGPAGVANTGSTGVDIGISHSF; from the coding sequence ATGAAAAATCATAAAACGTGCTCGCGTACTCTGGCAGTCGTGGTTGGCTCATTCCTGGCCTCTTCTTCAAGCCTGGCCCTGGCACAGTCTTCCATCACCATTTTTGGCGTAGTGGACGTCGGCATCACCAGTGCCAAGTCCGGCGACAACAGGCTCAATGCTCTGAACTCCAGCCAAGGCAAGACCAGCCTGATCGGCTTTCGCGGCACGGAAGACCTCGGCGGCGGCAACCAGGCTCAGTTCTGGCTCGAAGGTGGCCTCAGCCCTGACACCGGGAGCGGCGGCAGCAGCGGCTCTCTGGGTTTCGAGCGCCGTTCCACAATCGGACTGGTCAACAATTCCTGGGGTGAAATCCGCCTGGGTCGCGACTACACCCCCAGCTACAACATCTTCACCGCCTTCGGGGGGCCCGACACCACCACCGGCGTGCAGGCCAACCTGTTCCAGACGATCCGTCAGACTGCGTATAACGCCGCCAGCCAAAGCGGCACGGTGGATCGCACGCGCATCAGCAACTCCGTGGGCTACTTCCTGCCGCGCAACCTGGGCGGTGTCTACGGCCAGTTCTCGGTTTCCTTTGGTGATGAAAACGCCTCCAACTCTGGTGCCAGCAAGGCCCGCAGATACGTAGGCGGTAACCTGGGCTATCGCTCCGGCCCGCTGAACGTGGGTATCGGCTACGGCAAGATCGACGGCACTGCAGCCGTGACATCGCCCAGCGCCATCGCCGCAACCAGCGACCTGGAAGACTTGGCGCTGGGCGCTTCCTACAACTTCGGTAGTTTCTTGCTCAATGGCGGATACAACAGCCTGAAGTGGAAACCCGCCAGCGGCGCAACCTCCGGGAAGGTGGACGGCTTCTACCTGGGCGCTACCATCCCCGTCGGGCCAGGCAGCTTCCGCGTCAAGTACGCCAGCGCCAAGTTCAGCGGCAACGCGACAGCCCTCACGCGCAGCGGCGGCAAGAGCGACAAGTATTCGATCGGATATGTCTACGACTTCTCCAAGCGCACCTCTGTGTACGCCGGGATTGCGCGTGTCAACAACAAGAATGGCGCCAGCATTGGTCTGATTGGCGGCCCTGCAGGTGTCGCCAATACCGGGTCGACTGGTGTGGATATCGGCATCAGCCACTCGTTCTGA
- a CDS encoding esterase-like activity of phytase family protein, with the protein MRHLTSSSCLIAATAAATALLSACADTRQLQVDNPEPVMQTTGVGSISAVVTRQDVQFDDKFYFPYEGQHPGTKADFPKGFLPAYGSGLALKGRRADGTLEFYAITDRGPNATTGPVTQITDGSNPTGFASSTVFPSPNFTPSIGVITLGKDGARLVSTLPLKFSAAQNANGRVQPRGITGNTGEQVLDDSFTYPGKAKGYSEFGLDTESVVVDAARNVLWVSDEYGPFIVKIDPATGIILKKYKPGTGTADLPAILAKRRANRGMEGLSIDVASGKLHGFLQSPLNDGKADYTTAAVPDATGKSENVRDYARFVRWVEFDPTTEKTRLFALPVDSSWYSQGKTGNAKLGDVVSLGNGKFIAIEQGTGKDKKVFNDLVLIEFPANATDITAQGSDLEKSSLTGKPVNGSDYSKVVALKKTRLFNLNTTGWVAEKAEGLALVDEYTLALTNDTDFGVSLAVLDASGKEIEGSDVTKCMVDADGKIVNDGKCAKGAASLRFTTNDVNDRAQRLWTFRFSKKLSEYGAL; encoded by the coding sequence ATGCGCCATCTCACTTCTTCCTCCTGCCTGATAGCAGCGACTGCCGCCGCGACTGCCTTGCTCAGCGCCTGCGCCGACACCCGCCAGCTCCAGGTCGACAACCCCGAGCCGGTCATGCAGACCACCGGCGTTGGCAGCATCAGCGCCGTCGTCACCCGTCAGGACGTCCAGTTCGACGACAAGTTCTATTTCCCCTACGAAGGCCAGCATCCCGGCACCAAGGCCGATTTCCCCAAGGGCTTTCTGCCTGCCTATGGCTCGGGCCTGGCCTTGAAGGGCAGGCGCGCCGACGGCACGCTGGAGTTCTACGCCATCACCGATCGCGGCCCGAACGCCACTACTGGTCCGGTCACGCAGATCACCGACGGCTCCAACCCCACGGGCTTCGCCAGTTCCACGGTGTTTCCTTCGCCCAACTTCACGCCGTCCATTGGCGTGATCACCCTCGGCAAGGACGGAGCCAGGCTCGTCTCGACCTTGCCGCTCAAGTTCAGCGCCGCGCAGAACGCTAATGGTCGTGTGCAGCCACGGGGCATCACAGGCAACACGGGCGAGCAAGTTCTGGACGACTCCTTCACCTATCCCGGCAAGGCCAAGGGCTACAGTGAGTTCGGTCTGGACACCGAATCCGTGGTGGTGGATGCCGCACGCAATGTGCTGTGGGTTTCCGACGAATACGGCCCCTTCATCGTGAAGATCGACCCGGCCACCGGCATCATCCTGAAGAAATACAAGCCCGGCACTGGCACGGCCGATCTGCCTGCCATCCTCGCCAAACGCCGCGCCAACCGTGGCATGGAAGGGCTGAGCATCGATGTGGCCAGCGGCAAGCTGCACGGTTTCCTGCAAAGCCCGCTGAACGACGGCAAGGCCGACTACACCACTGCTGCCGTTCCTGATGCGACCGGCAAGTCGGAAAACGTGCGCGACTACGCCCGCTTTGTGCGCTGGGTGGAGTTTGACCCGACTACCGAGAAAACCCGCTTGTTTGCATTGCCCGTGGACAGCAGCTGGTACAGCCAGGGCAAGACCGGCAATGCCAAGCTAGGTGATGTGGTCTCGCTGGGCAATGGGAAGTTCATCGCCATCGAGCAAGGCACAGGCAAGGACAAAAAAGTCTTTAACGATCTGGTGCTGATCGAGTTTCCTGCCAACGCTACCGACATCACCGCGCAGGGCTCCGACCTGGAAAAGAGCAGTCTGACCGGCAAGCCAGTCAATGGCTCGGACTATTCCAAGGTAGTGGCGCTCAAGAAGACCCGGCTCTTCAACTTGAACACCACCGGCTGGGTGGCCGAGAAGGCCGAGGGTCTGGCACTGGTCGATGAGTACACATTGGCGCTGACCAACGACACCGACTTCGGTGTCTCGCTGGCCGTGCTGGACGCCAGCGGCAAGGAGATCGAAGGTTCGGATGTCACCAAGTGCATGGTGGATGCCGACGGCAAGATCGTGAACGATGGCAAGTGCGCCAAGGGCGCGGCGAGCCTGCGCTTCACCACCAATGACGTCAACGATCGCGCGCAGCGACTGTGGACCTTCAGGTTCAGCAAGAAGTTGAGCGAATACGGCGCTCTCTGA
- a CDS encoding LysR family transcriptional regulator, which produces MRDALDLNTVRVFTAVVDEQSFAGASRLLAMPSSNVSRHVASLERRLGTLLLERSTRHLRMTEAGRLLYERAKPLLEALLSTQEELGAVQRELRGSLKMCMPGEAPRLLAPILAEFCSLHPGVELECDTRMTGLEALREDVDLSIVFHRGHQEDSAFITRELATLPSIVVAAPSLLARTGMPRHVRELKSLPCITTLSALKGQPWQFQDAAGQIVKVPVRSRYRVNSGELAVAGARQGIGFAIVAAYPCQEDLATGRLQEVPLDLCPAPLQLLGAYSHRHSVTARVRALLELIQLRLAESGSPLTDPRAHGKV; this is translated from the coding sequence ATGCGCGATGCACTCGATCTGAATACCGTACGCGTCTTTACGGCGGTTGTTGATGAGCAGAGCTTTGCTGGTGCATCGCGTCTTTTGGCCATGCCCTCGTCCAACGTCAGCCGCCACGTCGCGTCACTGGAGCGCAGACTCGGCACACTGCTGCTGGAGCGAAGCACCCGCCACCTGCGCATGACTGAAGCCGGTCGATTGCTCTACGAACGCGCAAAGCCCTTGCTCGAAGCCCTGCTCTCCACGCAGGAGGAGCTTGGCGCGGTGCAGCGCGAACTGCGTGGCTCTCTGAAGATGTGCATGCCTGGCGAGGCACCAAGGTTGCTGGCCCCCATCCTCGCCGAATTCTGCAGCCTCCATCCGGGGGTCGAGCTCGAATGCGATACCCGGATGACCGGACTGGAAGCGCTTCGAGAGGACGTTGACCTTTCTATCGTCTTCCACCGGGGCCATCAGGAGGACAGTGCTTTCATCACCCGCGAGCTCGCCACCCTGCCCAGCATTGTGGTTGCCGCCCCCTCCTTGCTGGCCAGGACCGGTATGCCACGCCATGTGCGTGAGCTGAAATCTCTGCCCTGCATCACCACCCTCAGCGCGCTGAAGGGCCAGCCCTGGCAATTTCAGGACGCTGCGGGGCAAATCGTCAAGGTGCCGGTCCGCAGCCGCTACCGCGTCAACAGCGGAGAGCTTGCCGTGGCAGGTGCACGGCAAGGCATCGGCTTCGCGATTGTGGCGGCCTATCCCTGCCAGGAAGACCTTGCAACGGGTCGATTGCAGGAAGTGCCACTGGACCTTTGCCCTGCCCCCCTGCAATTGCTGGGGGCATACAGCCATCGACATTCCGTGACTGCGCGTGTCCGGGCACTGCTGGAATTGATACAGCTACGGTTGGCCGAATCGGGAAGCCCTCTCACGGACCCCAGAGCACATGGGAAGGTCTAG
- the fabF gene encoding beta-ketoacyl-ACP synthase II — protein sequence MGRRVVITGLGLVSPLGCNVELSWQRLLAGQSGVRALSAGVGEGTGVSIAGRVPGLEEDSQAGWSPEAVISAKELRRMDRFIAFALGAADQALAHAQWANPSVEQQERAATVIGSGVGGFSTIVEAVRTTDGKGPQRLSPFTVPAFLANLASGQVSIRHQLKGPLGAPVTACAASIQAIGDAARLIRNDEADMALCGGSEATIDRVALGSFAAAKAVTAFCGGDPAKASRPFDQARDGFVMAEGAGLLVLEALDHALARGAEPLAEVVGYGTSADAYHVTSGPEDGSGAARSMRAALRQAQLQARDIQHLNAHATSTPVGDRGELAAIRQVFGAGPGPSITATKSAVGHMLGAAGGAAAIFTVLALRDQIAPPVLNLEHPDPLADGLDLIAGSARAHAMEHAMLNGFGFGGVNASLILKRFTA from the coding sequence ATGGGTCGTCGGGTAGTCATCACCGGTTTGGGCTTGGTCTCTCCTCTAGGGTGCAATGTGGAGCTGTCCTGGCAACGCCTGCTGGCCGGCCAGTCCGGGGTACGCGCCTTGAGCGCCGGTGTGGGTGAAGGCACAGGCGTCTCCATCGCCGGGCGGGTGCCAGGCCTGGAGGAGGATTCGCAAGCCGGCTGGAGCCCCGAAGCCGTGATCTCGGCCAAGGAGCTACGCCGCATGGATCGCTTCATCGCATTTGCATTGGGGGCGGCAGACCAGGCGCTGGCGCACGCGCAATGGGCGAATCCAAGCGTCGAGCAACAGGAGCGCGCGGCTACCGTCATCGGCTCCGGCGTGGGCGGCTTCAGTACCATTGTTGAAGCGGTGCGAACCACGGATGGCAAAGGGCCGCAGCGCTTGTCGCCTTTCACCGTGCCGGCGTTCCTGGCCAATCTGGCTTCGGGACAGGTGTCGATCAGGCACCAGCTCAAGGGGCCGTTGGGTGCTCCGGTGACGGCTTGTGCAGCCAGCATCCAGGCCATTGGCGATGCGGCACGTCTGATTCGCAATGACGAAGCTGACATGGCGCTTTGCGGCGGTAGCGAAGCCACGATTGACCGAGTTGCGCTCGGCAGCTTTGCTGCGGCAAAAGCAGTGACTGCCTTCTGCGGCGGCGATCCAGCGAAGGCCTCCCGACCTTTCGACCAGGCACGGGACGGTTTTGTCATGGCCGAAGGTGCGGGCCTGCTGGTGCTGGAGGCACTGGATCATGCGTTGGCGCGGGGCGCCGAGCCGCTGGCCGAGGTCGTGGGCTATGGCACCTCTGCCGATGCATACCATGTCACCTCCGGGCCCGAGGATGGATCAGGCGCCGCGCGATCGATGCGCGCCGCGTTGCGACAGGCACAGTTGCAAGCTCGTGATATTCAACACCTGAATGCTCACGCAACCTCCACTCCCGTTGGTGACCGAGGTGAGCTGGCAGCCATTCGTCAAGTGTTTGGAGCAGGCCCCGGCCCCTCCATCACGGCCACCAAATCAGCCGTGGGTCACATGCTGGGTGCTGCAGGCGGAGCTGCTGCGATCTTCACCGTATTGGCCTTGCGCGACCAGATCGCACCACCCGTGCTCAACCTGGAGCATCCAGACCCTTTGGCGGACGGCCTGGACCTGATCGCCGGGAGCGCGCGTGCTCATGCAATGGAGCACGCCA
- a CDS encoding TetR/AcrR family transcriptional regulator — MKVSKAQAAENREGIVDAAARLYREKGLDGVGVAEITRDAGLTHGGLYRHFESKDALAREACLRAFEWTITPLDGLESSEADGAPATRLRALVHGYLSATHRDHPGEGCPAAALAADAARAGPEMSEVFAQGVERNIQRFMSVLPGDDAAKRTQTIVTLSSMVGALVLARATAAGNPALSEEILATLREQLAP; from the coding sequence ATGAAAGTGAGCAAAGCACAGGCCGCCGAGAACCGCGAAGGAATCGTGGATGCCGCTGCGCGCCTTTATCGAGAAAAGGGCCTGGATGGCGTGGGCGTGGCAGAGATCACACGCGATGCGGGCTTGACACATGGCGGGCTGTACCGGCACTTCGAGTCCAAGGATGCTCTCGCACGCGAGGCCTGCCTGCGTGCATTTGAATGGACCATCACGCCGCTAGACGGACTGGAGTCCTCGGAGGCGGATGGCGCGCCTGCGACCAGACTCCGTGCGCTGGTGCATGGCTATCTTTCTGCGACGCATCGCGATCACCCCGGAGAGGGCTGCCCCGCTGCGGCATTGGCAGCAGATGCCGCAAGAGCGGGGCCGGAGATGTCGGAGGTTTTTGCCCAGGGAGTGGAACGCAATATCCAGCGCTTTATGAGCGTGCTCCCAGGTGATGACGCAGCCAAACGTACTCAGACTATCGTGACCCTCAGCAGCATGGTTGGTGCCTTGGTTCTCGCTCGCGCCACGGCAGCGGGCAACCCGGCGCTTTCTGAAGAAATATTGGCAACCTTGCGAGAGCAGTTAGCCCCATAG